From Pleurodeles waltl isolate 20211129_DDA chromosome 1_1, aPleWal1.hap1.20221129, whole genome shotgun sequence, a single genomic window includes:
- the MACIR gene encoding macrophage immunometabolism regulator isoform X1: protein MKCGDDHLKISSLATGGAGAFRMEVDIGGDTRSTLPKPTLGEGLSPVKCELEKPRCSSTPCSPMRQTVSGYQILHMDSNYLVGFTTGEELLKLAQKCTGTEESAGDLLPTFRPKPLDTGLSRASRLYRTRSRYYQPYEIPAVNGRRRRRMPSSGDKCTKTLTYEPCKALHGPLPLCLLKGKRVHSKSLDYLNLDKMNIKEPADTEVLQYQLQHLTLRGDRMFARNST from the coding sequence GAGGAGCTGGTGCGTTCAGGATGGAAGTGGACATTGGTGGAGACACGAGGAGTACTCTTCCCAAACCAACATTAGGAGAAGGACTTTCCCCAGTCAAATGTGAGTTGGAGAAGCCTCGCTGTTCGAGTACCCCATGCTCCCCAATGCGACAGACTGTATCTGGTTACCAGATCCTCCACATGGATTCTAACTACTTGGTTGGCTTCACAACAGGTGAGGAGCTCTTGAAGTTAGCCCAGAAGTGCACAGGAACAGAAGAGAGTGCAGGAGATCTTTTACCTACTTTTCGTCCCAAACCACTTGATACAGGACTTTCCCGTGCGTCACGTTTATACAGAACCAGAAGTAGGTATTATCAGCCATATGAGATCCCAGCTGTTAATGGACGCAGGCGACGGCGGATGCCAAGTTCAGGTGATAAGTGTACTAAGACTTTGACATATGAACCCTGCAAGGCCCTACATGGACCTTTGCCTCTGTGCCTCCTCAAAGGTAAAAGGGTACATTCGAAATCTTTGGACTACCTCAATTTAGATAAAATGAACATCAAAGAGCCAGCAGACACAGAAGTCCTACAGTACCAACTTCAACACCTCACTCTTCGAGGGGACCGTATGTTTGCGCGAAACAGTACATAG
- the MACIR gene encoding macrophage immunometabolism regulator isoform X2, which translates to MEVDIGGDTRSTLPKPTLGEGLSPVKCELEKPRCSSTPCSPMRQTVSGYQILHMDSNYLVGFTTGEELLKLAQKCTGTEESAGDLLPTFRPKPLDTGLSRASRLYRTRSRYYQPYEIPAVNGRRRRRMPSSGDKCTKTLTYEPCKALHGPLPLCLLKGKRVHSKSLDYLNLDKMNIKEPADTEVLQYQLQHLTLRGDRMFARNST; encoded by the coding sequence ATGGAAGTGGACATTGGTGGAGACACGAGGAGTACTCTTCCCAAACCAACATTAGGAGAAGGACTTTCCCCAGTCAAATGTGAGTTGGAGAAGCCTCGCTGTTCGAGTACCCCATGCTCCCCAATGCGACAGACTGTATCTGGTTACCAGATCCTCCACATGGATTCTAACTACTTGGTTGGCTTCACAACAGGTGAGGAGCTCTTGAAGTTAGCCCAGAAGTGCACAGGAACAGAAGAGAGTGCAGGAGATCTTTTACCTACTTTTCGTCCCAAACCACTTGATACAGGACTTTCCCGTGCGTCACGTTTATACAGAACCAGAAGTAGGTATTATCAGCCATATGAGATCCCAGCTGTTAATGGACGCAGGCGACGGCGGATGCCAAGTTCAGGTGATAAGTGTACTAAGACTTTGACATATGAACCCTGCAAGGCCCTACATGGACCTTTGCCTCTGTGCCTCCTCAAAGGTAAAAGGGTACATTCGAAATCTTTGGACTACCTCAATTTAGATAAAATGAACATCAAAGAGCCAGCAGACACAGAAGTCCTACAGTACCAACTTCAACACCTCACTCTTCGAGGGGACCGTATGTTTGCGCGAAACAGTACATAG